In Fundulus heteroclitus isolate FHET01 unplaced genomic scaffold, MU-UCD_Fhet_4.1 scaffold_378, whole genome shotgun sequence, the DNA window CTTCCAGTCACCACCCTGCtttagatcagctccacctgttgcagTTAATTAGTTTTCAATTCCGGTCAGCTGTTCATTCCTCTACTTATACTCATGTCAGTCTACTCCACAGTGCCAGATCATTACAATCCTTCCAGTGAGCCATATCTAGCGGTTCTGTCTGCCCGCCCGCCCATTATTCGATCCTTGCCTTGTCTCCTGTTTTTCTGAGTTTGCCTAGACCTTGTAGGATCTGAATGCCTGCCGTTTACAGACCTTTATAGACGCTCTGGCTCTGCTCCCGGATTCTGCTCTGGACCTTCCTGTACATCTGATCGCCTGGTTTGACCCTGGACTGATTATTTGGTTTACGGACTCTgattctcccttcagtcttcccGCCTGCTCTTGTCACCCCGGGTTTTGAACCACTGCCTGCCTTTAATAAACTGTCTAAAGACGttctctgcttgtctggctgaattctgggtcctccgcCTCTGAACGTTACAAGGGGTCTACCTTGGTTGGAACGACGTAGACCCAGTTACATAGAACTGAGGGTGGTCTGTCTGGCCCCATTTACTTCAACCAGGTGTAATTGCTACAACTTCATACgatctgtttttttccattggCTCGGACATTAATTCAGTTTCAATCCTACTGTGTGTTTCACAAAACAGGATTATTGGCCATCCGCTACATGTCTGCCTTTCCCATGTAAAtttattatttctgtaaataaccACATGATCCAAACAATCTAAGGTTTCATATAACATTGTTCGCTTGAAACGGCATGACTTTATTGAACTAGAGTTGTGTTAAAATGGTACAAATCCACTTTGGTTCTGTTTGGTCATGTTTTGACAAGAGGTTCCCCTCAGATTTTCTGttctgaaaaaataatgttcagaAACTCATCCTTGAAATCTGTCGTTTGCTTTAGCCTGTTTAaaatggacatttaaaaaaaaaatgcaacgtGGCTAATGTACTAGAGCAAAACACATCAATTCTTTTACAGAATTGATGTGTGGTCAGTGGTCTTTAAAGGCAGTTCTCAAGGATTGGTAcactgcatgtttattttttgtctttcctgtTTCAACACATCTGAATCAAGTGGCACATTCATGCAGAGCTTAATGACATGGTAAGAAGCTGAGACAGCCATTTTAATGAGCTGTAATGGAGCAGAAACATATCTAAGACATGCAGGATACTGGCCTTTGAGGGTTGGATTTGGCCACTTCTGATtttagaaaacacaaaacaacttcACAAAACAACTTGTGGCACATTTAGAATGAGAACACAACTAAATGTGAACAATAGTAAAGAAATTTTAATGGTGCTGTAGAAGTGTGTGGGTGATGGTTAACTAAAAGCGGGCCCCGTATTCAATCTTGCCCGGGGCCCACCACAACTTTGCGTCGGCTCTGCTGCTGTGTTGTAAACCGAACGTGTTTGTTGTCTCTTCCTCTCACCTACAGAACTGAGATCCCTCTCCGGTGCATATCTCAGCGGCCTGAATGTTCAGCGGATCATCCGGATTCTCTGGGACTGAAAATACTGGAATGAAACTCGGATCGTGTCTTGGAACGAAGTAATAGGTGTTCAGAAGATATTCAGAATCATATGTAAACAAGGCGGAGGTGTTCTGTACCGACCCtggaagacaaaaataaatgccTGATCAGAACTAGAATGCATTAAACATGGAGTCACTTAACTCATTGGGGGGTTGGAAATCAGAAGAATTGACACAATATAGGAGGACCTAAACAGAAAATGTATagggatttcttttatttatctaCAAATTCTTATTCATGGTGTTTACATTctaattatttagttttcttattTCTCAGATTggataaaacactttaaatcaTCCATGGGGATTTCTTACAGCTCGCCCCAAAGTTGAACAGCTCCTCTGGGTTGCTGTGGTTCTGCACTAGCGTCCCATCGGACAGGGTTAGGTCGTCTTTGGCGTCACCGTTCATCTTTCCCAACAGTCCAAGAGTGGAGTCTTTGAATTCCTCTGGCAGGAGGACAGTGGTGGTCATAGTTTCCCCCCGACGTCGCACCTCCACCCCGGCTCCAGAAGGAAACATCACGGTTACATTTGTAGAGGTGGGAGAAAAGACGAACACGCCTGCAAAATGTTTGGTGAGAAGAGAGACAAAGTGAAAAGATTCTTggtttcagtgtttttaaaactttagtAACCCTCAGTTGCAAATCTAAAAACCAAACCAGtatagtaaaaaaacaaataatactgTCAGTGAAGAGAAAAGCATAGTTATACAAATGCAAAGCCCcaaatttgatatttttgttaactaaaaaaaacaagggaatatttttccctttctttgtCAGAAGTTATAAAACCTGTGATATGATCCAAAGATGTTTGAGGAATCTCACCCTTTAAATCCATCCAGTTCTGCTCTGCAAAGGAGAGGCTTTGCTGATTGCGCAGTACTTCAAGGCCGTCATGTCTACCATCCTGCCGCACCTCTATGATGTCGGACGAGCCTTCTTTCATGGCTACAGCCGTCAACTTTGTTGCCTTTATCGTGGCTCCTGAATCTGTTAGAGTCGCATTagaggaaagaaaatgtttgcatgCTTCGTGTTCCACCTCCTTTAAGATCGCGATCCCTCTGGCACTCACCCTTCACAGGTTCAGTTCTGCCTTGGACCGTCAGCTCTTTCTCCTGCGATCTGACCAGAGTGTATTCCCCTTTGCCGTTGAACGAGTAGCTGACGCCGTCAAAGGTAATGAAGTGTGGATCTCCAAACACCACCGCTGATATCAAACCAAAATGTAAGCATTGGCACGAAGTATTCCTCCCATTAATGGTGGCTTAACAACAAATTGTACCAGAGCTGGGAGACTGGTAGCGCCTGCAGTCACTGGAGGGCCGGTGTTTGAAGTAGTAGTGGCAGTTGTTCGACCAGAGGCAGCAGTAGTAGAAGCTGAGAACGTCGTAGATCCAGTGGGACAGCCCTGGGATCCGAGGGGGCTTCTTAAAAGGAGGTGACCCCCAGTCGTGAGCCCGGTCTGGGGTACTACCCCCGATCGAGTCTGCTGTGAGTACCTGAGCGCCGGTGCTGTCGTAGCAACActgttgtcctgctgcatatTTTGGACTGGAGAAGGGAAACAACATGTTACTTCAATACCTGACATTTTACCCACAAGAACTTCCACATACTTGCTGACATCCTGGATTAGAGAATAAAAATTGTCACAAACAAATTATAAACTCTAAATTGGGCTAGACTGGAATAGTGCAGTACTTCTCAGACCATGCTGCACACAAGTGTGGATTCAGTTCCAAATTCAGTAATAGTTCAGGGGTTGAATAGGTCGCCGTTGCATCACAGGACAACATAGAGATACACAAGACAAACAACTAAGCACACACACAGCAAAAGGGGCCAATTAAGATAACAGTCATGTTTGTGAGCTGCTGTAGGAAGCCAGCAGGTATCAAGAATATTTTCATTAAACTCacatttctgcataaaaaacatttttattggtctaatgtaatataattttccgtaagtaaaaaaaatcattataatTTAGAGAAATAAGGGTTTGAAAACATCAGCCTGTGTGCAATTAATCAATAATCAGTTTCCCTTAGAAATgacttactgaaataaattatctcttcaatagatagatagatagatagatagatagatagatagatagatagatagatagatagatagatagatagatagatagatagatagatagatagatagatagatagatagatagatagatagatagatagatagatagatagatagatagatagatagatagatagatagatagatagatagatagatagatagatagatagaaaagGGACTTTTTAGAAAGGCCAGTTAAAGCCTGAGTAACCAAGATGAACCGTAACCCAGGTATGCACAGGAAGAAAATTCAAACTCTACTCACAAATACCCcaaatgtgcattttttgtAATTCCTTGTCAGCCACTGGACTAGTAACAACGTGCAGTTAGACGGGGACTCACCTAGCTTGTATTGCCCTCACACAGTGAACACTCCCAGGGTGGTATGTGCACACACTGCCCTTCTCTATATCGCAGCCATAATCAGTCTGAGGAACATAGAAAAGATCGAGAGCGTAAGACCAGGCTGTGCAATTCACTGTTTATTATACACTTCAATAACCACATGATATCTAAAACAAAGATGTTCAGTCAAACCTGCTTGGTAAATTACATAACTCCACCATGACCATCAGTGGTTTAATGATCCACAGCAGAGATCATACAGCAGAAAGGATTTTATGGTTTTGAACCCGTTGGTGTGCGGAGTATGTTTGTGgaagaaacatgttttgtgCTGCAGAGTACTGCTTGAAGATAATGTTCTCATAAATGCTATAATTAGAGGGCCGCTTCTTCTTGACTTTGAACTGATGAGCGTTACGTTATCATAAACAGATCAAACCATCACACATTAATCTACCGCACAGATTCAGATTCCTGCACTggaacactgagctatataatacactggagtgctaatcaccgtctgtttgaacgagtcgatTGAAGCCAACAACctccatattggtactccctatttccccccagtaactagggaatatgtgcgctacagcatcgaataacaaggattttctcatgttcagtggggggcttaaaacttttaaaatgtcaaatgccatatactttaatgttatgttctaaaaatatcaagtactgagaaagtcatgtgctgaaatattttgcattttattcatttaaatatatatgtttaacatttataaatatataaataacaatatacaaaaacatatatttacatatgtgtatacatatatatacatatatacatatacacatacttatatatacatatatatatatatatttaatatgaataacatgtaaaatatttcagcacctaatttcctagtagttaatagtgttagtacatccactgactgtagaattacctgtaaaacgttttcactcagccagaaaactgcttgttattgcaactaaatcctatgggattctgtgagagtaaggagtagcaagatggcggccagtgacttcagttttccggcaaaatcagcactccagtgtataatatagctcagtgcacTGGGGTGACTTCATGTAGAGGTTCGTTTTACAAAAGGGtttcttattcttatttatttttccaaagaaAAAGTGTTAAAGCTCAGTTCCTGTGCTCTGTGTTCATGTTTGCAtttgttcatttgcagcagttATTTAGCGAAATTAGatgttttttaattctgtttataTTGCACCAATTTAAAAGTCCTGCTCCAGTCAAACTCTTGTTTCAACCAGTTGACGATGAATTCAATATCAAGTTATTGTAGTCTAATCTGAGCATCTGCACCTACATGAAACCTCCCCGTGTCTGCTCTCGCTTGAGCCAGGGTGCACGGGCAGTCGATGATCTCAGTGAGGAAGTTGGGCAGCTGATTTTCCAGCTGGTCCCAGGCCAGACACTTATCCACAGCCCATGCTGTTGAGTTCTGCCTGAAGCTCTCCTCTAGATGCCAGGCCAGCGCGTGATCCTCACTCCACGCTGCCTGGACGTTCCTGAAGAAAACGAAACACACGGACAACACTGCTGTTACGCTGGAAGCTATGGATAGCGATCCTTGAAGGTCTTCAGAGGATCTACTGTGTgagaaaattaaaactgaagTAATGTTGCAGTTTTCTGGGGGTAGTTTAACATACCACATGCCGTCAGGGTAGCTGCCTGAGCTGACACGAAGGGCGCCGAGCTCCCAGTTTGAAAAGCCATCTTCCGCAATTTTGGGCAAAAAGCTAAAAGAGCCACTGTTGGGGTGATCCTTGGCGAGGGAGTAAAGGTACTGCCACTCGCCCTGCCAGTACTCTGAGTATGGCTCTCCTGTGGAGAACATTTCTGCTttcaatattttcttaaattgcAATGATCACATGCAGTAGCTTAAAAAAGCATTCACATCCTTTAAAATATGCCTTTATCACTATACAACCACAAGccataattaattttatttggattttatgtgaccaaTATGAAGTACTGcataactgtaaaataaaaaaataaaaatagggcattgatttttttttctttacaaattaaGAACTGACAAATGTGGTGTTGAGTTCCCTTTGCTCTGATACCCTTAAAGGAAATCCACCAAAGTTAACTGTCTTTGAAAGTCGCATTAGTAACAGGCCACACCATGAAGgctaaaaacacaacacaggcCAGGGAAAATGTTGTAGAGATTCTCAAAATAAGTTTATGAAACAATATACTTTCAACACATAACAGCGTACTACCCAAGCTAAGAGTCAAGACAAGTTGGCCACAACTGAGACTTTCCAAGACATGGATTTCCACCTAAATTGCGAAGTTTAGAAAccagaaagccattgttgaaagaaagcaataAGGGGTCCTGTTTCAAGTTTtgagaatatttttattttatgttaatgttgtagcattaacagaaacacaaagagcaaacaatacaattaaacaaacaaaagacatacACCAGTCCTGGACAACCAGAATTAAAGCGTTACATCTGCACACTATGAAACACGATCTAAATTAAAGGTAGCCTCATATCAAAGCGCTTCAAGGTCAACCATCGCCTGATTCCACAAACTGATAATTTCCTCCTTAGCATTGTGCACACGTGCAGCAGACAACTCTAGATATCTATTAAAGATAACACCCACTGGCGGTAAGACAGGGAATGTCGAGGTTTCCATTTCAATGCGACCATTTTCTTTGCGAAGCTTAAACCAGCCAAAAATACCCTTTCTTCTGCTTTGTGCAATTCAAGTCATTACATGCCATTCAACAACTGTTTcaagttttaaactttttgtccTAATTGAAAACTGCAGCGCAGAGTGGGAAAATAAGACCTAAGCCCTGTGGGGACGGGGAATCCGGTCAGAGTGCATGGAAAtatggatggagttaaagagTAATAACGCGAGAAACCTTtcagaggctgcaaaacactTGCGACTAAGGAGGAGGTTTTGCCTTGCATACAACCAGAGCCCCAATAATCTGGATCAAATAAACTTtagtccagaactaaatcttTGGTAAGGCTTTAAATGTTTCACAGATGCTTtaatccaatctgactgagacAAAGGAACAGaagctgtaattgctgcaaacgCAGTTCTGCAAACGATTGTCacaggggggctgaatacaaatgcgcaaaacacatttcacatccttatttgtaaagaaagaaagaaatgttgaaaGCCATATACCGTTGTCCTTCTTCTTCATGATTATGCAAAACTTTGTCTTGGTCTAACATCCATAAAGTCACAATAAGTTATGCTGAAATTTGCACTTGTAAccttaaaatgtgaaaaaggtgcAAGAGGGAAAATTGCATTTCAAACATCTGGAATCCTTAAAGTGGATAGACATTGTTCCTACCTGTCTCTCTGTATCCCCAGAGCTCTATGTTGACCTTTTCTGCGTTGACCAAAGTGGTGTTCCACGTCATCTGTAGATTTCCTCCAACACCTGGCGTTCCGTAGTACTGCCACTTCGTAGAGTTCACCAGAACGGCTTTGAATCGAGAATCCAACTTGCCCGTGTGAACTGCAGCAGGCCATGTGGaccagttaaaaat includes these proteins:
- the LOC118560068 gene encoding sushi domain-containing protein 2-like, producing the protein MRRSAAVTFILLLSYICRTLGETCAENCGEKLDTCSCHPTCESLGSCCSDYKESCVNTSPYSGSILGGTDFLVLDATFNQSSYIVCRFDDRINTVGYVDKVGGGHCISPLLYETGWVSLQISSDNGTTFDKAGAWLSVHTGKLDSRFKAVLVNSTKWQYYGTPGVGGNLQMTWNTTLVNAEKVNIELWGYRETGEPYSEYWQGEWQYLYSLAKDHPNSGSFSFLPKIAEDGFSNWELGALRVSSGSYPDGMWNVQAAWSEDHALAWHLEESFRQNSTAWAVDKCLAWDQLENQLPNFLTEIIDCPCTLAQARADTGRFHTDYGCDIEKGSVCTYHPGSVHCVRAIQASPKYAAGQQCCYDSTGAQVLTADSIGGSTPDRAHDWGSPPFKKPPRIPGLSHWIYDVLSFYYCCLWSNNCHYYFKHRPSSDCRRYQSPSSAVVFGDPHFITFDGVSYSFNGKGEYTLVRSQEKELTVQGRTEPVKDSGATIKATKLTAVAMKEGSSDIIEVRQDGRHDGLEVLRNQQSLSFAEQNWMDLKGVFVFSPTSTNVTVMFPSGAGVEVRRRGETMTTTVLLPEEFKDSTLGLLGKMNGDAKDDLTLSDGTLVQNHSNPEELFNFGASWSVQNTSALFTYDSEYLLNTYYFVPRHDPSFIPVFSVPENPDDPLNIQAAEICTGEGSQFCR